From a region of the Penaeus vannamei isolate JL-2024 chromosome 2, ASM4276789v1, whole genome shotgun sequence genome:
- the LOC138863085 gene encoding cuticle protein AMP4-like, whose protein sequence is MKLIIAAVVMGVALAQDAPSLDERPLVAILSNAQSGPDETGAHSSDFEAENGIRFQFSGSQSVDGGANMVGAYSYPMEDGTLAEVTFVADEKGYQPESSLLPVAPAFPHPIPDFVLRQIEFARQQEEAEARGQAVRRPDVGPSEGQGN, encoded by the exons ATGAAGCTG ATTATCGCCGCAGTGGTGATGGGCGTCGCTCTTGCCCAGGACGCCCCATCGCTGGACGAACGCCCACTCGTGGCCATCCTCAGCAACGCCCAGAGCGGCCCCGACGAGACGGGCGCCCACAGCTCCGACTTCGAGGCCGAGAACGGAATCAGGTTCCAGTTCTCGGGGTCGCAGAGCGTCGACGGAGGAGCGAACATGGTCGGCGCCTACAG ctaCCCGATGGAGGACGGCACCCTGGCGGAGGTGACCTTCGTGGCCGACGAGAAGGGTTACCAGCCCGAGTCCTCCCTCCTGCCCGtggcccccgccttcccccaccccatccccgacTTCGTCCTCCGGCAGATCGAGTTCGCTCGCCAGCAGGAGGAGGCCGAGGCGCGAGGCCAGGCCGTGCGCCGCCCGGACGTCGGTCCGTCTGAAGGCCAAGGCAACTGA